In Nostoc edaphicum CCNP1411, the sequence ATTACAGACTAAGAGATAAAGGCTGCGCTTAGTCAGAAAAAACTGATGGGTAGCATGATAAATTTCCTGTCCGCCAAAGTCCCAAACATTGAGGCGGATGTCTTTGCTATTGACCTGCACGTTCCAAGTTTCTACATTAAGTCCGTCGGTTTGGGGTTGATTTTTGTCATATTTATTGCGGATTAGTCGCTCGATAAGGGATGTTTTGCCGACGCTACCTTGTCCGATGAGCAAGAGTTTGGCTTCCTTGAGTTGACGCACTTCACCGCTACGGAGTAATCGCAAGTAATTGAAAATGTCTTCAACTGAACCAACATTATCAAAAGATCCTAAAATCTCTGGTGAAATAGGAAGCGGATTTCCCCGTAAATCTAGAGTTTCCAATTTCAGCAAACTTTCGATCGCCTCTGGAATCTGGGTTATTTGGTTGTCACTGAGGTCAAGCTGCGTCAGATTGGTTAAATTAGCGATCGCCTCTGGAATCTGGGTTATTTGGTTGTCACTGAGGTCAAGCTGCGTCAGATTGGTTAAATTAGCGATCGCCTCTGGAATCTGGGTTATTTGGTTGTCACTGAGGTCAAGCTGCGTCAGATTGGTTAAATTAGCGATCGCCTCTGGAATCTGGGTTATTTGGTTGTCACTGAGGTCAAGCTGCGTCAGATTGGTTAAATTAGCGATCACCTCTGGAATCTGGGTTATTTGGTTGGAACCGAGGTAAAGCTCCCTGAGATTGGTTAAATTAGCGATCGCCTCTGGAATCTGGGTTATTTGGTTGCCATCGAGGTGAAGCGTCCTCAGATTGATTAATTTAGCGATCGCCTCTGGAATCTGGGTTATTTGGTTGGAAAAGAGGTAAAGCTCCCTGAGATTGGTTAAATTAGCGATCGCCTCTGGAATCTGGGTTATTTGGTTGGAACCGAGGTAAAGCTCCCTGAGATTGGTTAAATTAGCGATCGCCTCTGGAATCTGGGTTATTTTGTTGTTATGGAGGGAAAGCTCTATCAAATTGGTTAAATTAGCGATCACCTCTGGAATCTCGGTTATTTTGTTGCCAGTGAGGTGAAGCTGCGTCAGATTGGTTAAATTAGCGATCGCCTCTGGAATCTGGGTTATTGGGTTGTCACTGAGGTCAAGCCTAGTCAGATTGGTTAAATTAGCGATCGCCTCTGGAATCTCGGTTATTTTGTTGCCAGTGAGGTCAAGCCTAGTCAGATTGGTTAATTTAGTGATCGCCTCTGGAATCTCGGTTATTTTGTTGTTACGAAGGTCAAGCCTAGTCAGATTGGTTAAATTAGCGATCGCCTCTGGAATCTCGGTTATTTTGTTGTAACTGAGGTCAAGGTTTGTCAGATTGGTTAAATTAGCGATCGCCTCTGGAATCTGAGTTATTTGGTTGGAAAGGAGGTTAAGCTGCGTCAGATTGCTTAAATTAGCGATCGCATCAGGTATTTCAGTTAGCTCTACTCGAATTAAGATAAGTTCCTCTAAATGTAGTATTTGCGTTACCACATCGGGAATGGTCTCTAAAGGATTGCCACTAATATCTAACTTACGCAAATTAGGCAAACCCAATAGTTCGAGTGGAAGCGTTTTTAAATTGTTGCCTGAAACCTTTTCGAGATAGCGGCCTCCTACTTCTTCATAACCTTCAACCTTCTTTCCCAAAATCAAAGACTCAAGCTGCTTCAACTTACCAATTTCCACAGGTAACTGGGTCAACTCCTGTCCCGACAAGTCTAACTCTTGCCAACCCTCAGTCACGGCGCGATCTATCAGTTGCAATAACTCATCCTGCGTCATAATTCCAAGGAGAAGGGTAAAAGGAAAGAAGATTGATGAAGATTATCTTAACTGATTAGGGAAAAATGATGGAAAAAGGCGATCGCTGTTTGGAATATTCTGAATTTAGGCGATGCCTGCGGCGGGCTACGCCAACGCGCCTTGAGATGATGGGAAAAGCGAATTACACAGGTTTAGCGATCGCGCCTTTAGATGTAGCGATCGCATATATCTAAATTTGGATTTTGGGCATCTCTATTATCAAAATAGAGATATCTAAAATATGGTAATTATGTATTTTTTAGTTTAGTTAGATAAAAATTAAAATTCTCCAAACCAATAATTAAATAGATTTGGAGAATAATAGTGTTCTAGTGTAAAAGAAGAGGTTAATTTCAGTAATGTAATTGTAGTCTAACAATCAGTTGTAAAGATAAGAGGTAAATATCGGGTAGAAGTCAGGTATTTTCCTAAAGCTGCTTTAAGCGATAACCCAATCCATGAACTGTCTCAATAAAATCATCGGCAGCACCTGCGTCTTTAAGTTTATACCGTAAACTCTTAATGTGAGACTTAACAGTTTCTTCGCTTGGAGGGTCATCAAGTGACCAAATGCGCTCAATAATGCCGGCTCGACTTAGCACCCGCCGACCACTAGAAACCATTAGTTCTAAAAGAGCAAATTCTTTAGGTGTTAGATGTAAAGGCTGGTCAGCGTATGTAACTTCATAAGTGCTGGAATTTAAACGCAGATTACCCCAACCAAAGTCTGAAGAAGATGTTGCGGCACTATTGCGGCGCAACAGGGCACGAACACGAGCCATTAACTCTGGCATTTCAAAAGGTTTGACCATATAATCATCTGCCCCAGCATCCAACCCAGTAATTTTGTCACCAAGGGTATCGCGTGCTGTTAACATAAGTACAGGTATTGTAATGTTGCGCGATAAACTATGCCTTGATGTAGGCGATCGCAACCGTTGACAAAAACTTACACCATCTAACTTGGGTAAGGTAATATCTAGCACCACTAAATCATATTCCAATACTTTAATGCAATCCCATGCTTCCTCTCCATCTTGGGCTATATCTACCACATATTGACGGTCTGTGAGGGCTTCCATCAGCATCTCTGCTAACTGGACATCATCTTCAACTACCAAAATCCGCATTGCCAAAATATTTGTAAATTAAAAAACTAGGATGAATCTTAATACCTAACTTTAATACTTTCAATTTGATTTTGGGCGAGGAAAATTAGAAGGTGGCTTAAAGTTTTCTACTGGTACACCCTTAAGTGCCTTCCGCATAAAATCACGCCAGATAGGAGCCACCATACCTCCGCCTGTTGCGTGGTTAGATAATTGTCGGTTGTTGTCCCTCGCTACCCAGATGGCAGTCGTTAACTGCGATATCATAGATATAAGTTGTTTCTGAAGGTATAAAGTTTCGTAGTTGTCTAACATCTGGCAAATTACGGAAACTAATAGATAAACCCACTAGTCCTCCAGCTAGCACAGAACTCGATAGCATAGTAATTGATAGGAGTGTACCACCAGTTACCTGACCGACTTTTTTCAAAAATTCAAAACTAGGTAAAGTCTGAACTTGTGATTGTTTATCTTCAAAAGTTTTAAATGATGACACGGCAATTCG encodes:
- a CDS encoding response regulator transcription factor encodes the protein MRILVVEDDVQLAEMLMEALTDRQYVVDIAQDGEEAWDCIKVLEYDLVVLDITLPKLDGVSFCQRLRSPTSRHSLSRNITIPVLMLTARDTLGDKITGLDAGADDYMVKPFEMPELMARVRALLRRNSAATSSSDFGWGNLRLNSSTYEVTYADQPLHLTPKEFALLELMVSSGRRVLSRAGIIERIWSLDDPPSEETVKSHIKSLRYKLKDAGAADDFIETVHGLGYRLKQL
- a CDS encoding leucine-rich repeat domain-containing protein; amino-acid sequence: MTQDELLQLIDRAVTEGWQELDLSGQELTQLPVEIGKLKQLESLILGKKVEGYEEVGGRYLEKVSGNNLKTLPLELLGLPNLRKLDISGNPLETIPDVVTQILHLEELILIRVELTEIPDAIANLSNLTQLNLLSNQITQIPEAIANLTNLTNLDLSYNKITEIPEAIANLTNLTRLDLRNNKITEIPEAITKLTNLTRLDLTGNKITEIPEAIANLTNLTRLDLSDNPITQIPEAIANLTNLTQLHLTGNKITEIPEVIANLTNLIELSLHNNKITQIPEAIANLTNLRELYLGSNQITQIPEAIANLTNLRELYLFSNQITQIPEAIAKLINLRTLHLDGNQITQIPEAIANLTNLRELYLGSNQITQIPEVIANLTNLTQLDLSDNQITQIPEAIANLTNLTQLDLSDNQITQIPEAIANLTNLTQLDLSDNQITQIPEAIANLTNLTQLDLSDNQITQIPEAIESLLKLETLDLRGNPLPISPEILGSFDNVGSVEDIFNYLRLLRSGEVRQLKEAKLLLIGQGSVGKTSLIERLIRNKYDKNQPQTDGLNVETWNVQVNSKDIRLNVWDFGGQEIYHATHQFFLTKRSLYLLVCNCRTSEEENRIEYWLKLIESFGGQSPVIIVGNKKDEQPLDINRKALREKYPNIQDIIETSCQNNIGIDELRAAILQQIANLKEVYDLLPLTWFEVKQQLESMPQDFISYNRYIGICHENKIPEEQNQDQLIDLLHRLGLVLNFREHPILRDTNVLKPNWVTEGIYALLSDENLKTQTKGIFTPADLIRILDPERYPTQRHGYLIELMKEFELGFALECYPPQFLIAGLLPKDQPDETELQGETLEFQYHYKVLPESIISRFIVNTHEKIHNQIYWRSGVMLQYQENNEIYNIARIKADPEDKKIFITISKRQETRRLFLGILRDVFQKIHKTLPNLEITEWVPVPGHRNHPPLDYQELLGLESMGVLEYPIGKLKININIRQLLDGYEDIRTRQRQQIDKEIIESFPIKEPIIGIIFDF